A window from Garra rufa chromosome 14, GarRuf1.0, whole genome shotgun sequence encodes these proteins:
- the LOC141285411 gene encoding olfactory receptor 51I2-like → MENGTYFYLMLFENIGYIRYALFSLGFILYCAIVFFNALIILAIFLERTLHQPMYILISCLSVNSVFGTAAFFPRLLADLLSDTHSVTRESCILQAFVIYSYASNENTILMLMAFDRFVAICKPLQYNNIMTPRIVSVLIAISWIYPMLCVGIAGILNARLTMCGNKLWKVYCHNWEIVKLSCANTIVNNVFGFFIVATTVIMPLSFILYSYVKILIICRKSSLEFRRKAYQTCIPHIVILLNFSVALFCEVTLSRVTTLELPIGLSIILSLEFLIVPPILNPLVYGFNFPEIRKKILWIIKASK, encoded by the coding sequence ATGGAAAATGGAACATATTTTTACTTGATGTTGTTTGAAAATATTGGGTACATAAGATATGCTTTATTCAGTTTGGGATTTATTCTGTATTGTGCTATTGTATTCTTTAATGCCCTTATTATTCTTGCAATATTTCTGGAAAGGACATTGCACCAGCCCATGTACATTCTGATTTCGTGTTTATCCGTCAATTCTGTATTCGGAACAGCTGCTTTTTTCCCAAGGTTACTGGCAGATTTGCTGTCTGATACACACTCAGTAACCCGTGAATCATGTATCTTACAGGCTTTTGTCATTTACTCATATGCATCgaatgaaaatacaatattaatgcTAATGGCATTTGACAGGTTTGTAGCAATCTGTAAACCATTACAATACAACAATATAATGACTCCCAGGATTGTATCTGTTTTAATTGCTATAAGCTGGATTTATCCAATGCTTTGTGTTGGTATTGCTGGTATATTAAACGCCAGACTCACAATGTGTGGTAACAAACTGTGGAAGGTGTATTGTCACAACTGGGAAATTGTCAAACTTTCTTGTGCAAACACTATTGTTAATAATGTTTTTGGCTTTTTCATAGTGGCCACGACTGTTATCATGCCTTTAAGTTTTATATTATACTCTTATGTTAAAATTCTTATCATTTGTAGAAAAAGCTCACTCGAATTCAGGAGAAAAGCATATCAAACTTGTATTCCACACATAGTGATCCTATTAAATTTCTCAGTTGCTCTTTTTTGCGAGGTCACTTTGAGCCGGGTTACAACTTTGGAGCTGCCCATAGGGCTGTCGATTATTCTTTCACTAGAGTTTCTTATTGTACCACCCATCTTGAACCCTCTtgtttatggttttaattttccTGAAATTCGCAAAAAAATTCTATGGATTATAAAAGCTTCCAAATAG
- the LOC141285465 gene encoding olfactory receptor 51L1-like: MENGTYFYFMLFDNLGTIKYAFFSLGFMFYCVVIYFNVLVVLAVFLERTLHQPMYILVSCLSINSVYGTAGFFPRLLTDLLYDTHRISFEACLMQSFVIYTYASYELTILMVMAFDRLVAISKPLHYNNIITTRFLTLLIVVAYLYPLTFVGFGALLTARLKMCGNKLFKVYCHSYEVVKLSCVSYNSNTIYGMIVTIITVFIPFSFILYSYVKILLICQRSSQEFRSKAYQTCIPHLVILLNFSVAFFCELTLSRFVNGEIPVELAVILSLEFIVVPPFVNPIVYGLNFPGIRKKIRHLIKVSK, encoded by the coding sequence ATGGAAAATGGAACATATTTTTACTTCATGTTGTTTGACAATCTTGGGACCATAAAATATGCTTTTTTCAGTTTGGGGTTTATGTTTTACTGTGTTGTCATATATTTTAATGTCCTTGTTGTTCTTGCTGTATTTCTGGAAAGGACATTGCATCAACCCATGTACATTTTGGTTTCATGTTTGTCCATCAACTCTGTATATGGTACAGCTGGCTTTTTCCCAAGGTTACTGACAGACCTGCTGTATGATACACATAGAATCTCCTTTGAAGCTTGCCTCATGCAGAGTTTTGTCATTTACACATATGCATCTTATGAGCTTACAATATTAATGGTAATGGCATTTGACAGACTTGTGGCAATTAGTAAACCTTTGCATTACAACAACATAATTACCACACGTTTTTTAACTCTTTTAATAGTTGTAGCATATCTTTATCCATTGACTTTTGTTGGTTTTGGTGCTCTTTTGACTGCTAGACTGAAAATGTGTGGTAACAAATTGTTTAAGGTATACTGCCACAGCTATGAAGTTGTCAAACTATCTTGTGTGAGCTATAATAGCAATACTATTTATGGCATGATTGTAACAATTATAACCGTTTTTATCCCTTTCAGTTTTATATTATATTCCTATGTCAAAATACTTTTAATTTGTCAAAGAAGTTCACAAGAGTTTAGGAGCAAAGCGTATCAAACTTGTATTCCACATCTAGTGATTCTTTTAAATTTCTCAGTTGCTTTTTTTTGTGAGCTCACTTTGAGTCGTTTTGTGAATGGGGAAATTCCTGTAGAGCTGGCTGTTATCCTTTCACTGGAATTTATTGTTGTACCACCCTTTGTAAACCCTATTGTTTATGGTCTAAACTTTCCCGGTATTCGCAAAAAAATTAGACACCTTATAAAAGTCTCCAAATAG